In Pseudonocardia sp. C8, one genomic interval encodes:
- a CDS encoding GntR family transcriptional regulator: protein MLWDMPVPCSAGRDRPRGTVRARPCGGAAARAARVLRQWLSDDAWSAGERLPSEPALARQLGVSRVSVRAALAQLQSEGLVSRRHGSGTYVNSVRPLVRSLHHNVGSDELITSGGCVAGVAELSWRQERADRDVADRLGIEIGAPVVHLKRVRTADGAPVTVSHDYFAASLLPDRPITVGPSLYEFLSTVCGVDVAFGVATLEAAFVGDHAAVFGVAASELCRVIRQVDYDAAEHPVSYSIEYHLASAFEFRLVRQRPASARAVSERPPVR, encoded by the coding sequence ATGCTGTGGGACATGCCGGTGCCATGTTCCGCCGGGCGGGACCGCCCACGGGGGACCGTGCGGGCGCGCCCGTGTGGCGGTGCGGCCGCACGGGCCGCCCGGGTGCTCCGGCAGTGGTTGTCGGACGACGCCTGGTCGGCAGGTGAGCGGCTGCCGTCCGAGCCTGCGTTGGCCCGGCAACTCGGCGTCAGCCGGGTGAGTGTGCGTGCTGCCCTGGCTCAACTGCAGAGCGAGGGACTGGTCAGCAGGCGCCACGGGTCGGGCACCTACGTCAACTCGGTCCGCCCGCTCGTGCGCAGCCTGCATCACAACGTCGGTTCCGACGAGCTGATCACCTCTGGCGGTTGCGTCGCGGGGGTCGCCGAGCTGTCCTGGCGTCAGGAACGGGCGGACCGGGACGTCGCGGACCGTCTGGGCATCGAGATCGGCGCCCCGGTCGTGCACCTGAAGCGGGTGCGCACCGCGGACGGCGCGCCGGTCACGGTCTCGCACGACTACTTCGCAGCCTCACTGCTGCCCGACCGGCCGATCACCGTCGGCCCGTCGCTCTACGAGTTCCTCTCGACGGTCTGCGGTGTCGACGTCGCGTTCGGCGTTGCGACCCTCGAAGCGGCGTTCGTCGGAGACCACGCGGCGGTCTTCGGGGTCGCCGCCAGCGAGCTGTGCCGCGTCATCCGGCAGGTCGACTACGACGCGGCGGAGCACCCGGTCTCGTACTCGATCGAGTACCACCTCGCCAGCGCGTTCGAGTTCCGGCTCGTCCGGCAACGTCCGGCGAGTGCTCGTGCCGTGTCCGAACGGCCGCCGGTCCGGTAA
- a CDS encoding FAD-dependent oxidoreductase, with protein MVTSTNGAHGQNGNGHRPSRLRDYSAWTLFRRGLDGSDWPRAWHDHDLRSSYDAVIIGGGVHGLATAYYLAKNHGIRNVAVLEKSYIGGGGSGRNTAILRSNYLTPEGVRFYDRSVKLYEHLAADLNFNVMFSQRGHLTLAHNDSSLRTMHWRTEVNKLQGVDSEVIGPDKIKELVPYLDTSERTRYPILGALYHPPGGIIRHDAVVWGYARGADAHGVHIHQKTEVTGIDVEHGRVTGVQTTRGRIATPIVLNATAGWSTLISNMAGVKMPVQTFPLQAAVTEPVKPFLDTVVVSGTLHVYVSQSDRGELVFGASVDPFASYSIRGSLEFTEGIAGHVLELMPPLSKMRLLRQWAGLCDMTPDYSPIMGPTDVEGFYVDVGWGTYGFKAGPVAGEAMAACIADRRPPEIISAFGLDRFLAGRLVGEKGAAAVGH; from the coding sequence GTGGTCACCTCGACCAACGGCGCCCACGGACAGAACGGCAACGGTCACCGGCCGAGCCGGCTGCGGGACTACTCGGCGTGGACCCTGTTCCGCCGCGGACTCGACGGGTCGGACTGGCCTCGGGCGTGGCACGACCACGACCTGCGGTCCAGCTACGACGCCGTCATCATCGGCGGCGGGGTGCACGGCCTGGCCACCGCCTACTACCTCGCCAAGAACCACGGCATCCGCAACGTCGCCGTGCTGGAGAAGTCCTACATCGGCGGCGGTGGATCCGGGCGCAACACCGCGATCCTGCGCTCGAACTACCTGACCCCCGAAGGTGTCCGGTTCTACGACCGCTCGGTCAAGCTCTACGAGCACCTCGCCGCGGACCTGAACTTCAACGTGATGTTCTCGCAGCGGGGCCATCTCACCCTGGCGCACAACGACTCGTCGCTGCGGACGATGCACTGGCGCACGGAGGTGAACAAGCTCCAGGGCGTCGACTCGGAGGTCATCGGCCCGGACAAGATCAAGGAGCTGGTGCCCTACCTGGACACCTCGGAGCGCACGCGCTACCCGATCCTCGGTGCGCTCTACCACCCGCCGGGCGGGATCATCCGACACGACGCCGTGGTGTGGGGATACGCCCGCGGCGCCGACGCCCACGGGGTGCACATCCACCAGAAGACCGAGGTCACCGGGATCGACGTCGAACACGGCCGGGTCACCGGGGTGCAGACCACCCGCGGGCGGATCGCCACCCCCATCGTGCTCAACGCGACCGCGGGCTGGTCGACGCTGATCTCCAACATGGCCGGCGTCAAGATGCCGGTGCAGACCTTCCCCCTGCAGGCGGCGGTGACCGAACCGGTCAAGCCGTTCCTGGACACGGTCGTCGTGTCCGGCACGTTGCACGTCTACGTCAGCCAGAGCGACCGGGGCGAGCTGGTTTTCGGTGCGAGCGTCGACCCGTTCGCGTCGTACTCGATCCGCGGTTCGCTGGAGTTCACCGAGGGGATCGCCGGGCACGTTCTCGAGCTGATGCCCCCGCTGTCCAAGATGCGGTTGCTGCGCCAGTGGGCCGGCCTGTGCGACATGACCCCTGACTACTCGCCGATCATGGGACCGACCGATGTGGAGGGTTTCTACGTCGACGTCGGCTGGGGCACGTACGGGTTCAAGGCGGGGCCGGTCGCCGGCGAGGCCATGGCCGCCTGCATCGCCGACCGGCGTCCACCGGAGATCATCTCGGCGTTCGGCCTCGACCGGTTCCTCGCCGGACGGCTCGTCGGGGAGAAGGGCGCGGCCGCCGTGGGCCACTGA
- a CDS encoding sarcosine oxidase subunit delta, which translates to MMLLPCPWCGPRSAGEFRFTGESGPRPDPTTTTTDEWRSYLYLQDNPCGWSREGWYHGAGCRRFFTVERNTLSNEVRATGGPR; encoded by the coding sequence ATGATGTTGCTGCCCTGCCCGTGGTGCGGACCGCGCAGCGCCGGCGAGTTCCGCTTCACCGGTGAGTCCGGTCCCCGCCCCGATCCCACCACGACCACGACCGACGAGTGGCGGAGCTACCTCTACCTGCAGGACAACCCGTGCGGGTGGTCCCGCGAGGGCTGGTACCACGGTGCCGGCTGCCGACGGTTCTTCACCGTCGAACGGAACACGCTCAGCAACGAGGTCCGCGCGACGGGAGGCCCACGATGA
- a CDS encoding 2Fe-2S iron-sulfur cluster-binding protein, with product MTVNPTTRSRGTATTAPTPMRIGAHDGQVIDRSRSVRFRWNGKPYSAHPGDTIVSALAAAGERIFSRSYKYHRPRGLLTADYLDPGCMVQVGDEPNVRGAHRLVTEGMDVRSQNTWPSLKFDVKAVNGLAGRFLATGFYYKTFIKPERLWPTYEKVLRQFVHAGEVPPDTEHGYFDKRYAHPDVVVAGGGPAGMAAAVAAARAGARVLLVDEQHELGGHLRWGGPADQAVLRELRAQVAAEPGIEVLTDSVALARYDDNWVPIVQRNVPGVHERLIKARAKTLVAAPGLIERPYVFAGNDLPGVMLSGAARRLVNLYGVRPGQRAVVLTANEQGDAAAEDLARAGVEVAAVVDARRGERVARAHGRSGLQVVELADGRRIESDLLVTAVGWTAPTSLLNQSGDNPVYDPGAARFLPDPARLPDSVLPTGGIVGDGPAGALVEHATAVGREAARRAARIARTRSEVPTAPSPAPEAAAGPVPIPDLPPARHPELFSAGTGGFVDFSEDVSAKDLHTAVREGYDSVELAKRYTTVTMGPAQGKLETVNTVAILAEATGRTIAETGTTTWRPMYAPVTLGALAGRPMEPVRYSPMQSWHEDRGATPLVAGQWIRPEHYGDPAAEVRTVRSAVGIIDVTPIGKLDLRGPDVPKLLNLLYTNKWSKLDIGKVRYGVMCAEDGVVMDDGVTGRLGPDHYLMSTTSSGAATVWEWVESWLQTEHPDWQVHVTPVTTAYASMNIAGPKSRDLLARLTDVDLSPEAFGYMQVRTGTVAGVPNCVLWRIGFTGELSYEVHVPAAYGLHVWEQLMETGADLGVAPFGVEAQRILRLEKGHFIVGQDTDGLTQGFTAGIDGLIKLDKDDFVGKPELAEQARRGGYPRLVGLQPVDGSIVPAEASQIIRSDGRIAGRITSSRMSPTLGRSICLGQVDPDLAAPGTTVTVRMLDGSDITATVTAHTHVDPEGKRQRV from the coding sequence ATGACGGTGAACCCGACCACCCGGTCCCGGGGCACGGCGACCACGGCGCCGACTCCGATGCGGATCGGCGCGCACGACGGGCAGGTGATCGACCGCAGTCGATCGGTGCGGTTCCGGTGGAACGGCAAACCGTACTCGGCGCACCCCGGCGACACGATCGTCTCGGCGCTCGCCGCGGCCGGGGAGCGGATCTTCTCCCGGAGCTACAAGTACCACCGTCCCCGCGGCCTGCTCACCGCCGACTACCTCGACCCGGGCTGCATGGTCCAGGTCGGCGACGAGCCCAACGTGCGCGGTGCGCACCGGCTGGTCACCGAGGGGATGGACGTCCGCTCGCAGAACACCTGGCCGTCGCTCAAGTTCGACGTCAAGGCCGTCAACGGGCTGGCGGGCCGGTTCCTGGCCACCGGGTTCTACTACAAGACCTTCATCAAGCCGGAACGGCTCTGGCCCACCTACGAGAAGGTGCTGCGCCAGTTCGTGCACGCCGGCGAGGTCCCGCCGGACACCGAGCACGGCTACTTCGACAAGCGCTACGCCCACCCGGACGTCGTCGTCGCCGGCGGTGGTCCGGCCGGTATGGCCGCCGCCGTGGCCGCCGCCCGCGCCGGCGCCCGGGTGCTGCTGGTCGACGAGCAGCACGAGCTCGGCGGCCACCTGCGCTGGGGTGGGCCCGCCGACCAGGCGGTCCTGCGCGAGCTGCGGGCCCAGGTCGCCGCGGAGCCCGGGATCGAGGTGCTCACCGACTCGGTGGCGCTGGCCCGCTACGACGACAACTGGGTCCCGATCGTGCAGCGCAACGTCCCCGGGGTGCACGAACGCCTGATCAAGGCCCGGGCGAAGACGCTCGTGGCGGCGCCCGGGCTGATCGAGCGGCCGTACGTGTTCGCGGGCAACGACCTGCCCGGGGTGATGCTCTCCGGCGCGGCCCGGCGCCTGGTCAACCTGTACGGCGTGCGGCCCGGGCAGCGGGCCGTGGTCCTCACCGCGAACGAGCAGGGTGATGCGGCAGCCGAGGACCTCGCCCGTGCCGGGGTCGAGGTCGCCGCGGTGGTCGACGCCCGCCGCGGTGAACGCGTCGCCCGGGCGCACGGCCGCTCCGGGCTCCAGGTCGTCGAGCTGGCCGACGGCCGGCGGATCGAGTCCGACCTGCTCGTGACCGCGGTCGGGTGGACGGCCCCGACGTCGCTGCTCAACCAGTCCGGTGACAACCCGGTCTACGACCCCGGGGCGGCACGCTTCCTCCCCGACCCGGCCCGGCTCCCGGACTCCGTGCTGCCGACCGGTGGCATCGTCGGAGACGGTCCGGCCGGGGCGCTGGTCGAGCACGCCACCGCGGTCGGCCGCGAGGCCGCCCGCCGGGCCGCCCGCATCGCCCGGACCCGGTCGGAGGTCCCGACCGCGCCGTCCCCCGCCCCGGAGGCCGCTGCCGGTCCGGTGCCGATCCCCGACCTGCCGCCCGCCCGGCACCCGGAGCTGTTCTCCGCCGGAACCGGTGGGTTCGTGGACTTCTCCGAGGACGTCTCGGCGAAGGACCTGCACACCGCCGTCCGCGAGGGGTACGACTCGGTCGAGCTGGCCAAGCGCTACACGACGGTGACCATGGGCCCGGCCCAGGGCAAGCTGGAGACCGTCAACACGGTCGCCATCCTGGCGGAGGCCACCGGCCGGACGATCGCCGAGACCGGCACGACGACCTGGCGGCCGATGTACGCGCCGGTCACGCTCGGGGCGCTGGCCGGCCGTCCGATGGAGCCGGTGCGGTACTCCCCGATGCAGAGCTGGCACGAGGACCGTGGCGCCACGCCGCTGGTGGCCGGGCAGTGGATCCGCCCGGAGCACTACGGCGACCCGGCCGCCGAGGTGCGGACCGTGCGGTCGGCGGTCGGGATCATCGACGTGACACCGATCGGCAAGCTGGACCTCCGCGGGCCGGATGTGCCGAAGCTGCTCAACCTGCTCTACACGAACAAGTGGTCCAAGCTCGACATCGGGAAGGTCCGCTACGGCGTGATGTGCGCCGAGGACGGCGTCGTCATGGACGACGGCGTGACCGGCCGGCTGGGCCCGGACCACTACCTGATGTCCACGACCTCCTCCGGCGCGGCCACTGTCTGGGAGTGGGTCGAGAGCTGGCTGCAGACCGAACACCCGGACTGGCAGGTCCACGTCACCCCGGTCACCACCGCCTACGCGAGCATGAACATCGCCGGGCCGAAGTCGCGCGACCTGCTGGCGCGGCTCACCGACGTCGACCTCTCGCCGGAGGCGTTCGGCTACATGCAGGTCCGCACCGGCACCGTGGCCGGCGTCCCGAACTGCGTGCTGTGGCGGATCGGGTTCACCGGCGAGCTCTCCTACGAGGTCCACGTCCCGGCCGCCTACGGCCTGCACGTGTGGGAGCAGCTCATGGAGACCGGGGCCGACCTCGGCGTCGCCCCGTTCGGGGTGGAGGCCCAGCGCATCCTGCGCCTGGAGAAGGGCCACTTCATCGTCGGCCAGGACACCGACGGTCTCACCCAGGGCTTCACCGCGGGCATCGACGGCCTGATCAAGCTGGACAAGGACGACTTCGTCGGCAAGCCCGAACTCGCCGAGCAGGCCCGGCGGGGCGGCTACCCCCGGCTGGTCGGGCTGCAGCCCGTGGACGGTTCGATCGTCCCGGCCGAGGCCAGCCAGATCATCCGGTCCGACGGCCGGATCGCCGGCCGGATCACGTCCAGCCGGATGTCACCGACCCTCGGCCGCTCCATCTGCCTCGGCCAGGTCGACCCCGACCTCGCCGCGCCCGGCACCACGGTGACCGTGCGCATGCTCGACGGCAGCGACATCACGGCCACGGTCACCGCACACACCCACGTCGACCCCGAGGGGAAGCGTCAGCGTGTCTGA
- the glnT gene encoding type III glutamate--ammonia ligase codes for MGDPREELRERATADGIEFFLAMFVDLHGKPCAKAIPFSAFDMLMDGGAGFAGYAAGDLGQCPSDPDICAVPDPASYTPLPWKPGVAVLHCDPHVDGSPWPYSPRVILRRQLEELAEQRGWVFKTGIELEYSLLRRGADGRLEFADPLDTSTKPCYEVKGLTRMWDHLSTVSRHLNTLGWGNYANDHEDGTGQFENNWHYADALTTADRAIFFRYMVHMLAHDAGMVATFMPKPFSNVTGNGLHLHQSVWTRAGEPVFAGDDDPHGLSGTARHFLAGLLEHGRSMAGLICPTVNSYKRIGVGAPTSGSTWAPAYVAYGGNNRTVMLRIPEGGRIEHRGVDGSANPYLASAALLAAGLDGVDRELDPGPPVDDNLFTLDTDQVRERGIQHLPKTLDRAVEELVQDDVLRTALGKIPGGDFIDYFAAVKQQEFDDYHAAVSDWELQRYLTQA; via the coding sequence ATGGGTGATCCGCGCGAAGAGTTGAGGGAACGGGCCACGGCGGACGGCATCGAGTTCTTCCTCGCGATGTTCGTCGACCTGCACGGCAAGCCGTGCGCCAAGGCGATCCCGTTCTCCGCCTTCGACATGCTGATGGACGGTGGCGCCGGGTTCGCCGGCTACGCCGCCGGCGACCTGGGCCAGTGCCCGTCCGATCCCGACATCTGCGCGGTGCCGGACCCGGCGTCGTACACGCCGCTGCCGTGGAAGCCGGGCGTTGCCGTCCTGCACTGCGACCCGCACGTCGACGGCTCGCCGTGGCCGTACTCGCCGCGGGTGATCCTCCGTCGGCAGCTCGAGGAGCTCGCCGAACAGCGCGGGTGGGTGTTCAAGACCGGGATCGAGCTCGAGTACTCGCTGCTGCGCCGGGGCGCAGACGGCCGGCTGGAGTTCGCCGACCCGCTGGACACCTCCACCAAGCCGTGTTACGAGGTCAAGGGGCTGACCCGCATGTGGGATCACCTCTCGACCGTGTCCCGGCATCTCAACACCCTCGGCTGGGGCAACTACGCGAACGACCACGAGGACGGCACCGGACAGTTCGAGAACAACTGGCACTACGCCGACGCGCTCACCACCGCCGACCGGGCGATCTTCTTCCGGTACATGGTGCACATGCTCGCCCATGACGCCGGCATGGTCGCGACGTTCATGCCCAAGCCGTTCAGCAACGTGACCGGCAACGGCCTGCACCTGCACCAGAGTGTGTGGACCCGGGCCGGCGAGCCGGTGTTCGCCGGCGACGACGACCCGCACGGGTTGTCCGGGACGGCCCGCCACTTCCTCGCCGGCCTGCTCGAGCACGGCCGGTCGATGGCCGGGCTGATCTGCCCGACGGTCAACTCCTACAAGCGGATCGGCGTCGGTGCGCCGACGTCCGGGTCGACCTGGGCGCCGGCCTACGTCGCCTACGGCGGGAACAACCGCACGGTGATGCTCCGGATCCCGGAGGGCGGTCGGATCGAGCACCGGGGCGTCGACGGCTCGGCGAACCCCTACCTGGCGTCGGCGGCGTTGCTGGCGGCCGGGCTGGACGGTGTCGACCGCGAGCTCGACCCGGGCCCGCCGGTCGACGACAACCTCTTCACCCTCGACACCGACCAGGTGCGCGAGCGCGGCATCCAGCACCTGCCCAAGACGCTCGACCGCGCGGTCGAGGAGCTCGTGCAGGACGACGTGCTGCGGACCGCACTGGGCAAGATCCCGGGCGGGGACTTCATCGACTACTTCGCGGCGGTCAAGCAGCAGGAGTTCGACGACTACCACGCCGCGGTCTCGGACTGGGAACTCCAGCGGTACCTCACCCAGGCGTAG
- a CDS encoding sarcosine oxidase subunit gamma family protein, translated as MSEQNSTGGTTVVARSPIAPPDPHLRDGWEVSARVSTAALTLSDETPLAKVTVRAPFGGATDTALGTGFGRTARIDTPTGTVLVVGSGPGEWLVLGAPGTGDALRDHLEETLASSGEFVTVLDLTHGRALVRIRGRSAAAMLAKVCGIDLSEQVTPDGAALRTSVAKVVTDVVRDDRGGEVSYLLHCERSSGRYLCEALLDAGAEFGIEVTGFDAMTVRQEVAR; from the coding sequence GTGTCTGAGCAGAACTCCACCGGCGGCACGACCGTCGTCGCCCGCAGCCCGATCGCCCCGCCGGACCCGCACCTCCGCGACGGCTGGGAGGTCAGCGCCCGGGTCAGTACCGCCGCCCTGACCCTGAGCGACGAGACGCCGCTGGCCAAGGTGACCGTGCGGGCACCGTTCGGCGGCGCCACCGACACCGCGCTCGGCACCGGCTTCGGCCGCACCGCCCGGATCGACACCCCCACGGGCACCGTCCTCGTCGTCGGGTCCGGCCCCGGGGAGTGGCTCGTGCTGGGCGCCCCCGGCACCGGGGACGCCCTGCGCGACCACCTCGAGGAGACCCTCGCGAGCTCCGGGGAGTTCGTCACCGTCCTCGACCTCACCCACGGCCGGGCGCTCGTCCGGATCCGTGGCCGGTCGGCTGCCGCGATGCTCGCCAAGGTGTGCGGGATCGACCTGAGCGAGCAGGTGACCCCGGACGGGGCCGCGCTGCGTACCTCGGTCGCCAAGGTGGTCACCGACGTCGTTCGTGACGACCGGGGCGGCGAGGTCTCCTACCTGCTGCACTGCGAGCGTTCCTCCGGCCGCTACCTGTGCGAGGCCCTGCTCGACGCCGGGGCCGAGTTCGGCATCGAGGTCACCGGGTTCGACGCCATGACCGTCCGGCAGGAGGTGGCCCGATGA
- the folD gene encoding bifunctional methylenetetrahydrofolate dehydrogenase/methenyltetrahydrofolate cyclohydrolase FolD, whose translation MTADIIDGKAAAAEVRAEVERGVAALDTPPGLATLLVGDDPASAIYVASKRKQCTRLGMRDLHQHLPADIGQDELTTVIDDLATDPTVTGILLQLPLPRHLDPAPLIARIPPTKDVDGLTELSAGRLTLGRPGLRPCTPAGVMHLLARAGVKLEGADAVVIGRSALVGKPQAQLLLAENATVTTCHSRTRDLTEITRRADILVAAAGIPRMIGPDAIKPGAIVIDVGMHRLETGLCGDVDTDAVIDIAGMITPVPGGVGPMTIAMLLQNTLRAAELAAGS comes from the coding sequence ATGACCGCTGACATCATCGACGGCAAGGCGGCCGCCGCCGAGGTCCGCGCCGAGGTCGAGCGGGGCGTCGCCGCGCTCGACACCCCACCCGGCCTGGCCACGCTGCTCGTCGGCGACGACCCCGCATCCGCCATCTACGTGGCCAGCAAGCGCAAGCAATGCACCCGCCTGGGCATGCGCGACCTGCACCAACACCTACCCGCCGACATCGGCCAGGACGAGCTGACCACCGTGATCGACGACCTGGCCACCGACCCCACCGTCACCGGCATCCTGCTCCAACTACCCCTACCCCGCCACCTCGACCCCGCCCCACTGATCGCCCGCATCCCCCCGACCAAGGACGTCGACGGGCTCACCGAACTCAGCGCCGGCCGGCTCACCCTCGGCCGCCCCGGCCTGCGGCCCTGCACCCCGGCAGGAGTCATGCACCTGCTCGCCCGCGCCGGGGTCAAGCTCGAGGGCGCCGACGCCGTCGTCATCGGACGCTCGGCCCTGGTCGGCAAACCCCAGGCCCAGCTACTGCTGGCCGAAAACGCGACCGTGACCACCTGCCACTCACGCACCCGCGACCTCACCGAAATCACCCGCCGGGCCGACATCCTCGTCGCCGCCGCCGGGATCCCCCGCATGATCGGACCGGACGCGATCAAACCCGGCGCCATCGTCATCGACGTCGGCATGCACCGCCTCGAGACAGGCCTGTGCGGCGACGTCGACACCGACGCCGTCATCGACATCGCCGGCATGATCACCCCCGTACCCGGAGGCGTCGGGCCGATGACCATCGCGATGCTGCTGCAGAACACCCTGCGCGCCGCGGAGCTCGCCGCCGGCTCGTGA
- the purU gene encoding formyltetrahydrofolate deformylase: MSEGTPVRPASWDQDDSSRDHCRLLMSCQDGPGIVAAVTAFLHGRGANIVQSDQNTSDPLGGRFFQRIVFRIDGLAERLPVLRREFAGEVAGRFDMAFEMRSAEVPKRVALFVSKFDHCLLDLLWRWRRGELPVDIVQVVSNHPDLEKDVAGFDVPFAHIPVTKATKAAAEQQQLELLDGRVDLVVLARYMQVLSGDMLERLGVPAINIHHSFLPAFAGAGPYERAKERGVKLVGATAHYVTEDLDEGPIIEQDVARVTHRETVREIRRRGADIERLVLARAVAWHCDDRVLLDGNSTIVF, encoded by the coding sequence ATGAGCGAGGGCACTCCGGTGCGCCCGGCCTCCTGGGACCAGGACGACTCGTCCAGGGACCACTGCCGGCTGCTGATGTCCTGCCAGGACGGCCCGGGCATCGTCGCGGCAGTGACCGCGTTCCTCCACGGACGGGGCGCGAACATCGTCCAGTCGGACCAGAACACGTCCGATCCGCTGGGCGGGCGGTTCTTCCAGCGGATCGTGTTCCGGATCGACGGGCTGGCGGAGCGGCTCCCGGTGCTGCGGCGGGAGTTCGCGGGCGAGGTCGCCGGGCGGTTCGACATGGCGTTCGAGATGCGCTCCGCCGAGGTGCCCAAGCGGGTCGCCCTGTTCGTGTCCAAGTTCGACCACTGCCTGCTCGACCTGCTCTGGCGGTGGCGGCGCGGCGAGCTTCCCGTCGACATCGTCCAGGTGGTGTCCAACCACCCGGACCTGGAGAAGGACGTGGCCGGGTTCGACGTGCCGTTCGCGCACATCCCCGTCACCAAGGCGACGAAGGCGGCCGCCGAGCAGCAGCAGCTCGAGCTTCTCGACGGCCGGGTCGACCTCGTCGTGCTGGCCCGGTACATGCAGGTGCTCAGCGGTGACATGCTGGAACGGCTCGGCGTGCCCGCGATCAACATCCACCACTCGTTCCTGCCGGCTTTCGCCGGGGCCGGCCCCTACGAGCGGGCGAAGGAACGGGGCGTCAAGCTCGTCGGGGCGACCGCCCACTACGTCACCGAGGACCTCGACGAGGGCCCGATCATCGAGCAGGACGTCGCCCGCGTCACGCACCGGGAGACGGTGCGGGAGATCAGGCGGCGCGGCGCGGACATCGAACGGCTCGTCCTGGCCCGTGCCGTCGCCTGGCACTGCGACGACCGCGTCCTGCTCGACGGCAACTCGACGATCGTGTTCTAG
- a CDS encoding Ldh family oxidoreductase has translation MIELGFEQLRSLCLAAVRGAGGDERTATALTDAVLAAERRGNSPVGVAHLVDYLDALRAGRLNGTPEPVVHNRRRAVVTVSADDGVAQVAFVAARSLLTEAVRDCGVAVLSISDSYPVGELGYYTAALAEQGLIALAGANSTALMSLFGARDALTGTNPFSFALPGNPVRLIDQASSTVAWVRIRDAAAEGRPIPADWALDADGNPTTDARAALQGPVLPFGGVKGSNLALTIELLAALSGGLFSVDSPDFASGDRPPRLGMFLLALDPAAFDAGYLQRVEEHLGRLRTGYGIDFGRYYATVDRVVLSDELVRRLEDAAGQA, from the coding sequence GTGATCGAGCTCGGTTTCGAGCAGCTCAGGTCGTTGTGCCTGGCGGCCGTGCGTGGTGCCGGCGGCGACGAGCGCACGGCGACGGCGTTGACCGACGCGGTGCTCGCCGCCGAGCGGCGCGGGAACTCGCCTGTCGGAGTGGCCCATCTCGTCGACTACCTGGACGCGTTGCGGGCCGGTCGGCTCAACGGCACACCGGAGCCCGTCGTCCACAACCGGCGCCGGGCGGTCGTCACGGTGTCCGCGGACGACGGGGTCGCCCAGGTGGCGTTCGTGGCCGCGCGATCTCTGCTGACCGAGGCCGTCCGGGACTGCGGGGTCGCGGTGCTCAGCATCAGCGACAGCTACCCGGTCGGCGAGCTCGGCTACTACACCGCCGCGCTCGCGGAGCAGGGGCTAATCGCCCTCGCCGGCGCGAACTCCACTGCTCTGATGTCGCTTTTCGGTGCGCGGGACGCTCTGACCGGTACGAACCCGTTCTCGTTCGCGCTGCCCGGCAACCCCGTGCGATTGATCGACCAGGCGTCCAGCACGGTTGCCTGGGTGCGGATCCGGGATGCCGCCGCGGAGGGCCGCCCGATCCCCGCCGACTGGGCGCTCGACGCCGACGGCAACCCCACGACGGACGCCCGGGCCGCGCTGCAGGGTCCCGTGCTGCCCTTCGGGGGAGTCAAGGGCAGCAACCTCGCCCTCACGATCGAGCTGCTGGCGGCCCTGTCCGGCGGGTTGTTCTCCGTGGACTCGCCGGACTTCGCGTCCGGGGACCGGCCCCCGCGGCTCGGGATGTTCCTGCTCGCTCTCGACCCGGCGGCCTTCGACGCCGGCTACCTGCAGCGGGTCGAGGAGCATCTCGGCCGGCTGCGGACCGGGTACGGGATCGACTTCGGCCGCTACTACGCAACGGTGGACCGGGTGGTCCTGTCGGACGAGCTCGTCCGGCGGCTCGAGGACGCCGCAGGACAAGCGTAG